Proteins from a single region of Thermodesulfobacteriota bacterium:
- a CDS encoding DNA polymerase IV translates to PERPALSLGREETFEEDITDRVQAEDALLGLAMAVARRLRRPGLAGRTVTLKVKYHDFSQITRSHSLEQATSDGHRIWTACRQLLDATEVGRRPVRLLGITVSRFPPATRNRSLFPPPEEELRRNRLHQSLDAIADRFGGEAIRPGRLLDQSGNRRRS, encoded by the coding sequence AGCCCGAGCGCCCCGCCCTCTCCCTGGGCCGGGAGGAGACCTTCGAAGAGGATATCACGGACCGGGTGCAGGCCGAAGATGCTCTCCTCGGGCTGGCCATGGCCGTGGCCCGCCGGCTGCGCCGCCCTGGCCTGGCCGGTCGCACCGTCACCCTCAAGGTCAAGTACCACGATTTCTCCCAGATCACCCGCAGCCACAGCCTGGAACAGGCCACCAGCGACGGCCACCGGATCTGGACCGCCTGCCGCCAGCTGCTCGATGCCACCGAGGTCGGCCGGCGGCCGGTGCGACTCCTGGGAATCACCGTCAGCCGCTTCCCCCCTGCGACCCGCAACCGCAGCCTGTTCCCGCCCCCGGAAGAGGAGCTGCGCCGCAACCGTCTCCACCAGAGTCTCGATGCCATCGCCGACCGGTTCGGCGGCGAAGCGATCCGTCCCGGTCGCCTGCTCGACCAGTCCGGCAACCGGCGGCGATCCTGA